One region of Pyramidobacter sp. YE332 genomic DNA includes:
- a CDS encoding DNA translocase FtsK, whose protein sequence is MAKRGFEFGALFRLCQIFLAAILLYVTASLFTKGAGVLGKDMASCLLRLAGGGLVLLLLHFFYGLFCSLLYRQVHSVFSQWMGTFCLYGAVTLFLGMLRRIGAGENIGLLSPGILGNVSSQVLPRFIGVIGTMLTGLCLVGLAAFNYGHLNAARVAWLRERLSFVHMPRWRREKASQAPASAQAEGEAAPAVQGEAETARPEESIPEEALPSEEAEAAEAAVSETESPPQSGGAGKTGFWGSLGAAVKALFGHGRKERENGEIIDEYAEQYADEQGENAESEDYGDYFANAPQSDRYGHEAAEAREDELSDTNGERASAAVTSGESGSAGEAESAFAAAGSVPISKKPSVEVEPSGDLVGTENVQFCAGRPIPAGSFPPPLDLLGPHRDIKEVIDDQQAQENGQKVILSLADFGVSAELKRTIIGPTVVQYQIQLAPGIKVSKVMALGNDIAVALGVSSIRVEAPIIGTSYVGIELPNVNRRSVPLRQILESEVFQKTKLKLPLPLGQTVDGRILISGLEDLPHLLIAGTTGSGKSIFVNNCIVSLCYHNTPAELRFIMVDPKRVEMGIYESLPHILAKPIVSATGAVHALAWAVREMERRYDVCYQAKVKDIFSYNSKVLPKDRLPHIVIIVDELADLMMTAQKEVEDCIMSLAQKARASGIHLMLATQRPSVNVLTGTIKANIPARVSFALPSAVDSKTILDKSGAQNLLGKGDMLFVSTKTPHPLRIQSPFLDEQTNIRVVEYLRNTFGDPEYVDLEEASDEKGGTSSDFLEDSRLEEAIKIVLSTGVASSSGLQRQMRVGFTRAARMVDTMESMGIVGPQHGGKPREILVDEAEALEILEQLRGE, encoded by the coding sequence ATGGCCAAGCGCGGTTTTGAATTCGGCGCGCTGTTCCGTCTGTGTCAGATTTTTCTGGCGGCGATCCTGCTGTATGTCACGGCCTCGTTGTTCACCAAAGGCGCCGGCGTGCTGGGTAAGGACATGGCGAGCTGCCTGCTGCGGCTGGCGGGCGGCGGTCTTGTGCTGCTGCTGTTGCATTTTTTCTACGGCCTTTTTTGTTCTTTGCTGTACCGTCAGGTTCATTCCGTCTTCAGCCAGTGGATGGGGACGTTTTGTCTTTACGGCGCCGTCACTCTGTTCCTGGGAATGCTTCGGCGCATCGGAGCGGGCGAAAATATCGGACTTCTCAGTCCCGGTATTCTGGGGAACGTCTCTTCTCAGGTGCTGCCCCGTTTTATCGGCGTGATCGGGACAATGCTGACGGGGCTGTGTCTTGTCGGACTGGCGGCATTCAATTATGGACATCTCAACGCTGCTCGTGTTGCCTGGCTCCGCGAGCGTTTGTCGTTCGTTCACATGCCGCGCTGGCGCCGCGAAAAAGCGTCCCAGGCCCCCGCTTCTGCGCAGGCCGAGGGGGAAGCCGCGCCGGCGGTGCAGGGTGAGGCCGAAACGGCGCGACCGGAAGAAAGTATCCCCGAAGAGGCGTTGCCCAGCGAAGAAGCCGAGGCTGCCGAGGCCGCCGTTTCTGAAACGGAAAGCCCGCCCCAAAGCGGCGGCGCCGGAAAAACAGGCTTCTGGGGCTCGCTGGGCGCTGCCGTGAAGGCGCTGTTCGGTCACGGCAGGAAGGAACGCGAAAACGGCGAGATCATCGACGAGTATGCCGAGCAATACGCCGACGAGCAGGGAGAGAACGCCGAAAGCGAAGATTACGGCGATTATTTTGCCAACGCGCCCCAGTCCGACCGCTATGGCCATGAAGCGGCGGAGGCGCGGGAAGATGAACTTTCCGATACGAATGGCGAAAGAGCGTCCGCCGCCGTCACTTCCGGGGAATCCGGAAGCGCTGGCGAAGCGGAAAGCGCCTTTGCAGCGGCCGGTTCCGTGCCGATCAGCAAAAAGCCTTCCGTGGAAGTGGAACCGTCGGGAGATCTGGTCGGGACGGAGAACGTTCAGTTCTGCGCGGGACGCCCGATTCCCGCGGGAAGTTTCCCGCCGCCGCTCGATCTGCTCGGACCGCATCGGGACATCAAAGAGGTCATCGACGATCAGCAGGCGCAGGAAAACGGACAGAAAGTGATCTTGTCTCTTGCCGATTTCGGCGTTTCCGCGGAACTGAAGCGCACGATCATCGGCCCGACGGTCGTGCAGTATCAGATCCAATTGGCTCCGGGCATCAAGGTCAGCAAGGTGATGGCTCTCGGCAACGACATTGCCGTGGCGCTGGGCGTCTCCTCGATCCGAGTGGAAGCGCCGATCATCGGCACCTCGTATGTGGGCATCGAACTGCCGAACGTCAATCGCCGTTCCGTGCCGCTGCGCCAGATTCTGGAAAGCGAAGTTTTCCAGAAAACGAAACTCAAGCTGCCGCTGCCGCTGGGGCAGACGGTGGACGGGCGCATCCTCATCTCCGGTTTGGAAGACCTGCCGCATCTGCTGATCGCCGGAACGACGGGGTCGGGCAAGAGCATTTTCGTCAATAACTGCATCGTCTCTCTGTGCTATCACAACACGCCCGCGGAGCTGCGCTTCATCATGGTCGATCCGAAGCGGGTCGAGATGGGCATCTACGAGTCGCTGCCGCATATTCTCGCCAAACCCATCGTCTCGGCGACGGGGGCCGTGCACGCTCTGGCCTGGGCCGTGCGCGAGATGGAGCGGCGCTACGACGTCTGCTATCAGGCAAAGGTCAAGGATATCTTTTCGTACAACAGTAAAGTTCTTCCCAAGGATCGTCTGCCTCATATCGTGATTATCGTGGACGAGCTGGCCGATCTGATGATGACGGCTCAGAAAGAAGTGGAAGACTGCATCATGAGTCTGGCGCAGAAAGCGCGCGCCTCCGGAATCCATCTGATGCTGGCGACGCAGCGCCCCTCCGTCAACGTGCTGACCGGAACTATCAAGGCGAACATCCCGGCGCGAGTGTCTTTCGCGCTGCCGTCGGCGGTCGACTCGAAAACCATTCTGGACAAGTCCGGCGCGCAGAATCTGCTGGGCAAGGGCGACATGCTCTTTGTCAGCACCAAGACGCCGCATCCGCTGCGGATCCAGTCGCCGTTCCTGGACGAACAGACGAACATCAGGGTGGTCGAATATCTGCGCAACACTTTCGGCGATCCCGAATACGTCGATCTGGAAGAGGCAAGTGACGAAAAGGGCGGGACTTCTTCCGACTTTCTTGAAGACAGCCGCCTTGAGGAAGCCATCAAGATCGTGCTCAGCACCGGCGTGGCTTCGTCGAGCGGTCTGCAGCGCCAGATGCGCGTCGGTTTTACCCGCGCCGCCCGCATGGTCGATACGATGGAGTCCATGGGCATCGTCGGACCGCAGCATGGCGGCAAGCCCCGGGAAATCTTGGTGGACGAGGCGGAAGCTTTGGAGATTCTCGAGCAGCTCCGCGGCGAATAG
- a CDS encoding farnesyl diphosphate synthase, whose product MDFKEELSRRSAFFERSLRTFCEEERRRIPARLREAMNYSLLAGGKRLRPVLCMAGAEIMGGKAESVVPMATAFEMAHTASLIHDDLPCMDNDTLRRGKPTNHVVYGESLALLAGDALFLDAFETALDGLSKNGAEPQRCVRALALFAQALGPEGICGGQVLDTDRASQTNDQSFVMDIASMKTMVLIRASLCAGAILAGADGALLQRLMKYGENVGLAFQIADDLLDCTGSQAAMGKTLGKDEAQGKRTFVRAYGLDGARALLHERTLDAERQLEPFGEKGAFLRSLAAYLEHRSN is encoded by the coding sequence ATGGACTTTAAAGAAGAACTGAGCCGCCGCTCGGCTTTTTTCGAAAGGTCGCTGCGGACTTTTTGCGAAGAGGAGCGTCGTCGCATTCCGGCGCGGCTGCGCGAGGCCATGAATTATTCTCTGTTGGCGGGCGGCAAGCGCCTGCGCCCGGTTTTGTGCATGGCCGGAGCGGAGATCATGGGAGGAAAAGCCGAAAGCGTTGTGCCGATGGCGACGGCGTTCGAGATGGCGCACACCGCGTCCTTGATTCACGACGACCTGCCCTGCATGGACAACGACACGCTGCGCCGCGGCAAGCCGACGAACCATGTCGTTTACGGCGAATCCCTGGCGCTGCTGGCCGGTGACGCGCTGTTTCTTGACGCGTTCGAGACCGCGCTCGACGGTCTGTCGAAAAACGGCGCCGAACCGCAGCGCTGCGTCCGGGCTCTCGCTCTTTTCGCGCAGGCGCTCGGCCCGGAAGGGATCTGCGGCGGCCAGGTGCTCGACACGGATCGCGCCAGCCAGACAAACGACCAGAGTTTTGTCATGGACATCGCTTCGATGAAGACGATGGTGCTGATCCGCGCCTCGTTGTGCGCAGGCGCCATCTTGGCGGGGGCGGACGGCGCGCTTTTGCAGCGGCTCATGAAGTATGGAGAGAACGTCGGGCTGGCGTTTCAGATCGCCGACGACCTCCTCGACTGCACCGGTTCGCAGGCTGCGATGGGAAAGACGCTCGGCAAAGACGAAGCGCAGGGCAAACGCACGTTCGTGCGCGCCTACGGTCTCGACGGTGCCCGCGCGCTGCTTCATGAGAGGACGCTGGACGCCGAAAGGCAGCTGGAGCCGTTCGGGGAAAAGGGCGCGTTCCTGCGGAGTCTGGCCGCCTATCTGGAGCACAGGTCGAATTGA
- the rpmB gene encoding 50S ribosomal protein L28, with the protein MSQVCDCCGRGPATGNQLSHSHRRTRRRWLLNLFSVRVDLGGGEAKRMRICSRCLRSGKVKRAL; encoded by the coding sequence ATGTCCCAGGTATGTGACTGCTGTGGTCGCGGTCCTGCGACGGGAAATCAGCTGAGCCACTCTCATCGCAGAACTCGCAGACGCTGGCTGCTCAACCTTTTCTCCGTCCGCGTGGACCTTGGCGGCGGCGAAGCGAAGAGAATGCGCATCTGCTCCCGTTGCCTTCGTTCCGGAAAAGTCAAGAGAGCGCTCTAA
- a CDS encoding NAD(+)/NADH kinase, whose product MKFGLIVNLSKPEAVQLAEELCAWGRKRDNPFLLFADEAAALRQSGIPLDRWLAEVETALVIGGDGTFLQAAHLVQHSGINLFGVSVGHLGFLAVGDPRRVREQIEQIEKGDFKIERRRCLEGVLATEEKERRVFALNDLVLSKGIQARLVSLDVQVQGKPICEYRADGVIISTPTGSTAYALSAGGPIVPPSLDCMLLVPICAHTLYARPTLLGPDDCLTLRPTENSELFLTVDGADVYPFSSRDRLDVRLSRDHGVNTISLPQFDYYDLLHEKLLWGWNPVSERSARRA is encoded by the coding sequence ATGAAATTCGGCCTGATTGTTAATTTGTCGAAGCCCGAAGCGGTCCAGCTGGCTGAGGAGCTGTGCGCGTGGGGAAGAAAGAGGGACAATCCCTTTTTGCTCTTTGCCGATGAGGCGGCCGCGCTCCGTCAGAGCGGGATCCCTCTCGACCGTTGGCTGGCGGAGGTGGAGACGGCGCTGGTGATCGGCGGCGACGGCACTTTTCTGCAGGCCGCCCATCTGGTGCAGCACAGCGGCATCAACCTGTTCGGCGTCTCCGTGGGACACCTGGGCTTCCTGGCGGTCGGCGATCCGCGGCGCGTGCGCGAACAGATCGAGCAGATCGAAAAGGGCGATTTTAAGATCGAACGGCGGCGTTGTCTCGAAGGCGTATTGGCGACGGAGGAGAAAGAACGGCGCGTTTTCGCTCTCAACGATCTCGTGCTCAGCAAGGGGATCCAGGCGCGGCTGGTCTCTCTCGACGTGCAGGTGCAGGGGAAGCCGATATGCGAATACCGCGCCGACGGCGTGATCATTTCGACGCCGACGGGATCTACGGCTTATGCGCTTTCCGCGGGCGGGCCGATCGTGCCGCCGTCGCTGGACTGCATGCTGCTGGTCCCCATTTGCGCGCACACGTTATATGCGCGCCCCACGCTGCTGGGGCCGGACGACTGCCTGACGCTGCGCCCGACGGAAAATTCCGAGCTGTTTTTGACGGTGGACGGCGCCGACGTTTACCCTTTTTCCAGCCGCGATCGTCTCGATGTGCGGCTCTCCAGGGATCACGGCGTCAACACCATCTCGCTGCCTCAGTTCGACTATTACGATCTGCTCCACGAAAAGCTCCTGTGGGGCTGGAATCCAGTTTCCGAAAGGAGCGCCCGCCGTGCTTGA
- a CDS encoding TldD/PmbA family protein, with amino-acid sequence MAALEDCRQFLSALPGIDGGDLYFQRSASRSLSYSDGKVEEVSSSSSAGCSARLLKGRSSAFAVVSGVERGGAARALAEAARIASVKSGKVPAMNFPIDRVQAFFPENVDFFGETDRCLRAECGWIRQITLSCSANARRYVVVSPEGSRAGEVEHCSFAAEVIVERNGRLESGYDAFSLSGDAREFFRELSANNVARRALREALLNLEAVECPTGAMPVLLSDEAGGTIVHEACGHGMEADLAFEEQSSFAGKIGRQVAAEDVTVVDDASIPGLYGSFACDDEGTPSRRTVLIERGILKNYLTDKRCARLYGLPLTGNGRRSSYAGLPMPRMSNTFVAEGTREQGEMIQSVPRGIFVCRMGGGEVNTTTGEFVFDVTQGSLIEDGKITRPVKGASLIGRGIDALMGIRAVGKRLHMEPGMCEKEGQSLPVTDGQPSLLIDGLVVGGTAADR; translated from the coding sequence ATGGCCGCTTTGGAGGACTGCAGGCAGTTTTTGAGCGCTCTGCCCGGTATTGATGGGGGCGATCTGTACTTTCAGCGCTCCGCGTCGCGCAGTTTGTCCTACAGTGACGGAAAAGTCGAAGAGGTTTCCAGCTCTTCGTCCGCTGGCTGTTCCGCCCGTTTGCTGAAAGGCAGGAGTTCGGCTTTTGCCGTGGTTTCCGGCGTCGAACGCGGCGGCGCGGCGCGGGCTCTTGCAGAGGCGGCCCGCATCGCTTCGGTCAAAAGCGGGAAAGTTCCCGCAATGAATTTTCCGATTGACCGCGTGCAGGCGTTCTTTCCGGAGAACGTGGATTTTTTCGGTGAAACTGACCGGTGCCTGCGGGCAGAGTGCGGCTGGATCAGGCAGATCACGCTGTCCTGTTCCGCAAACGCGCGCCGGTACGTCGTCGTTTCACCGGAAGGAAGCCGTGCCGGGGAAGTGGAACATTGTTCTTTTGCCGCCGAGGTGATCGTGGAACGCAATGGACGTCTGGAAAGCGGCTATGACGCTTTTTCCCTGTCCGGAGACGCCCGTGAGTTCTTTCGAGAGCTTTCCGCGAACAACGTGGCTCGCAGAGCTCTTCGGGAGGCTTTGCTCAACCTTGAAGCGGTGGAGTGTCCGACGGGCGCCATGCCGGTGCTTTTATCCGACGAAGCCGGCGGCACCATTGTCCATGAGGCCTGCGGGCATGGAATGGAAGCCGATCTCGCGTTCGAGGAACAGTCGTCCTTTGCGGGAAAAATCGGCAGACAGGTCGCGGCGGAGGACGTGACGGTCGTTGACGACGCGTCGATCCCCGGACTCTACGGTTCTTTTGCCTGCGACGACGAAGGGACGCCCTCCCGGCGGACGGTCCTTATCGAGCGGGGAATTCTGAAAAACTACCTGACGGACAAACGATGTGCGCGCTTGTATGGCCTGCCCCTGACCGGCAACGGGCGGCGCTCGTCCTATGCCGGCCTGCCGATGCCGCGTATGAGCAACACCTTTGTGGCCGAAGGGACCCGCGAGCAGGGCGAGATGATCCAGAGCGTTCCCCGTGGGATCTTCGTCTGCCGCATGGGCGGCGGCGAAGTCAACACGACGACGGGGGAATTCGTTTTCGACGTCACGCAGGGCTCTCTGATCGAAGACGGGAAAATAACGCGCCCGGTCAAGGGCGCTTCGCTGATCGGCCGCGGCATCGACGCGCTGATGGGGATCCGCGCCGTCGGCAAAAGGCTCCACATGGAGCCGGGAATGTGCGAAAAGGAGGGACAAAGCCTCCCTGTCACAGACGGACAGCCATCGTTGCTGATCGATGGGCTTGTCGTCGGAGGGACGGCCGCTGATAGATGA
- the xseB gene encoding exodeoxyribonuclease VII small subunit: MDYSAKIGRLEEILKNMERTAMPLEQTLALYEEGQKLVAECRRFLAEAEGKVKKLEDDGTLSDFDRQEEDENGL; this comes from the coding sequence ATGGACTATTCAGCAAAAATCGGACGCCTTGAAGAAATCTTGAAAAACATGGAGCGTACGGCGATGCCGCTTGAGCAAACGCTGGCGCTCTATGAAGAAGGGCAGAAGCTCGTGGCCGAGTGCCGCCGGTTCCTTGCCGAAGCGGAGGGGAAGGTCAAGAAGCTGGAGGACGACGGGACGTTGAGCGACTTTGACCGGCAGGAAGAAGACGAAAATGGACTTTAA
- a CDS encoding GTPase has product MEEKKRCPGCGAVFQSVDENLPGYLVPGKNPDEGVLCKRCFQMKHYGVYRKALLADPGIQKDIRARALGAAALFLVLDVSRPEISLPDLDWAESMKKPVFVIANKIDLLEPWTTRKDVLQWLSERTGVRQEQILLVSAQNRGDMAELRRHIEETFDADDRLLFAGAANVGKSTLLGALLKNEVPTVSRLPGTTVGLTEYRMANGPVLVDAPGLKGEDPFVPVLCPDCLAALSPKKVFQSSIEVLKTGQTVFWGGLAQLTVADAGERGWVRLGIFAPDSVTIHRTREERIDGLMKDHVGELLVPPCRKCAAKLRTQSWREEEFRIRPEEDLVVPGIGWVALYSGACTAKLRAPAFVKGVRRPWLIPSPARRLQGKKKY; this is encoded by the coding sequence ATGGAAGAAAAGAAACGTTGTCCCGGCTGCGGAGCCGTTTTTCAGAGCGTTGACGAGAATCTCCCCGGCTATCTTGTGCCGGGCAAGAATCCCGACGAAGGCGTGCTTTGCAAACGCTGCTTTCAAATGAAGCATTACGGCGTTTATCGCAAGGCGCTGCTCGCTGACCCGGGGATCCAAAAGGATATCAGGGCCCGCGCGCTGGGCGCCGCCGCCCTGTTTCTTGTCCTTGACGTGAGTCGTCCGGAGATTTCCCTGCCCGATCTCGACTGGGCGGAAAGCATGAAAAAGCCTGTCTTTGTTATCGCCAACAAAATCGACCTGCTCGAACCGTGGACGACCCGCAAAGACGTGCTGCAGTGGCTGTCGGAACGCACGGGCGTCCGTCAGGAACAGATTCTCCTGGTCTCGGCGCAGAACCGCGGCGATATGGCCGAACTGCGACGGCACATCGAGGAGACGTTCGACGCCGACGACCGGCTCCTTTTTGCCGGCGCCGCCAATGTCGGCAAGAGCACGCTCCTCGGCGCGCTTTTGAAGAATGAAGTGCCGACGGTGTCCCGTCTGCCCGGCACGACCGTGGGACTGACGGAATACCGGATGGCGAACGGTCCCGTTCTGGTGGACGCTCCCGGCTTGAAGGGGGAGGATCCCTTCGTTCCCGTGCTCTGTCCTGATTGCCTTGCCGCTCTTTCGCCGAAAAAAGTTTTTCAGAGCAGCATCGAGGTGCTGAAAACCGGTCAAACCGTTTTTTGGGGCGGCTTGGCGCAGCTTACAGTTGCGGATGCGGGCGAGCGCGGCTGGGTCCGCTTGGGGATTTTCGCTCCTGACAGCGTCACGATCCATCGCACCCGCGAAGAACGCATCGACGGCCTGATGAAGGATCATGTCGGCGAATTGCTGGTGCCGCCGTGCCGCAAGTGCGCGGCGAAACTGCGGACGCAGAGCTGGCGTGAAGAAGAGTTCCGGATCCGCCCCGAAGAAGATCTGGTCGTCCCCGGCATCGGCTGGGTCGCGCTGTACAGCGGCGCTTGTACGGCGAAGCTGCGCGCCCCCGCGTTCGTGAAGGGAGTCCGGCGTCCCTGGCTCATTCCCTCGCCGGCGCGGCGGCTGCAGGGGAAGAAAAAATATTAA
- the dxs gene encoding 1-deoxy-D-xylulose-5-phosphate synthase — translation MALLDDIKGPEDVKKLPEKELPGLIGEVRSRIVDVTLKNGGHLASSLGAVELIVALLRVFDPRRDRVVFDVGHQAYAWKILTGRNARFETLRTEGGISGFPKMSESPYDHFGVGHSSTSLSAALGYAVARDLRGEKHHVVAVVGDGALINGESFEALNHAGSLDNPVIFILNDNAMSISPRVGGMALHLARLSTSALYKGTKNVVKSFCRKAFRTDRVYRRLERMKNAVKKALSRGNLFSDMGLTYWGPFDGHDEQELERVFALAKNYDGPLLIHVLTEKGKGYAPAEENPVAYHGVAAARKAPASSASWSRAAAACIEDLAEKDPRVTILTPAMTEGCALNRLRAVFPRRFFDVGIAEEHMLTFAAGQAAGGLRPIACIYSTFLQRAMDQLVHDICLQRLPVILAVDRAGLVGEDGETHQGLFDMNWASAIPNLKVWAPYDGRSLKAAFESAARCEGPSLIRYPRGSAVERLTPADAFETADFAFVNRNSSWCVAAAGSACQIARRAAELVDERGGEAPDLLYLNRVSPLPEEALARLDGKKLLVTAEEAYERGGLGEHLSLFCAERGLQCAVRAAALPAAFVAPGTPEQQRKRLGLTPERIVEFYERQMR, via the coding sequence ATGGCGCTGCTGGACGACATCAAGGGACCGGAAGACGTAAAAAAGCTCCCCGAGAAGGAGCTTCCCGGACTGATCGGCGAAGTTCGTTCCCGCATCGTCGACGTCACGCTGAAAAACGGCGGCCATCTGGCTTCTTCTCTGGGAGCCGTGGAACTGATCGTGGCGCTGCTGCGGGTCTTCGATCCGCGGCGCGACCGCGTCGTGTTCGACGTGGGGCACCAGGCCTATGCGTGGAAGATCCTGACGGGGCGCAACGCCCGTTTCGAGACGTTGCGGACGGAGGGCGGCATCAGCGGCTTTCCGAAAATGAGCGAAAGCCCGTACGACCACTTCGGCGTCGGACACAGCAGCACCTCGCTCTCGGCGGCCCTGGGATACGCGGTCGCGCGCGACCTGCGCGGCGAAAAGCATCACGTCGTCGCCGTCGTCGGCGACGGCGCGCTGATCAACGGCGAGTCCTTCGAAGCGTTGAATCACGCCGGTTCCCTCGACAATCCCGTGATCTTCATCCTCAACGACAACGCCATGTCGATCAGCCCGCGCGTGGGCGGCATGGCGCTGCATCTGGCGAGGCTGTCCACTTCCGCGCTGTACAAGGGCACGAAAAACGTCGTGAAGAGCTTTTGCCGAAAGGCGTTCCGCACCGACCGGGTCTACCGGCGTTTGGAGCGGATGAAGAACGCCGTCAAAAAAGCGCTGAGCCGCGGCAACCTTTTCAGCGACATGGGGCTGACGTACTGGGGCCCGTTTGACGGACACGACGAACAGGAACTCGAGCGCGTCTTCGCTTTGGCGAAAAATTACGACGGTCCCCTGCTGATCCACGTGCTCACGGAAAAAGGCAAAGGGTACGCGCCGGCCGAAGAAAATCCCGTCGCCTATCACGGCGTCGCCGCCGCGCGGAAAGCTCCCGCGAGTTCGGCGAGCTGGAGCAGGGCGGCGGCTGCGTGCATCGAAGATCTGGCGGAAAAAGACCCCCGCGTCACGATCCTGACCCCGGCCATGACGGAAGGATGCGCGCTGAATCGTCTCCGCGCCGTTTTCCCGCGGCGTTTTTTCGACGTGGGCATCGCCGAAGAACATATGCTCACGTTCGCCGCGGGACAGGCGGCCGGCGGCCTCAGGCCGATCGCCTGCATCTATTCGACGTTTTTGCAGCGGGCGATGGACCAGCTGGTGCACGACATCTGTCTGCAGCGTCTGCCGGTGATCCTGGCCGTGGACCGCGCCGGACTGGTGGGCGAGGACGGCGAGACGCATCAGGGACTGTTCGACATGAACTGGGCCAGCGCCATCCCCAATCTGAAAGTCTGGGCGCCTTACGACGGCCGTTCGCTGAAGGCCGCCTTCGAGAGCGCGGCGCGCTGCGAAGGCCCGTCGCTGATCCGCTATCCGCGCGGCAGCGCCGTGGAACGGCTGACGCCGGCCGACGCTTTCGAGACGGCAGATTTCGCCTTCGTGAATCGAAACAGCTCATGGTGCGTCGCTGCGGCCGGATCGGCCTGCCAGATCGCTCGCCGGGCGGCCGAACTGGTTGACGAACGCGGCGGCGAAGCGCCCGACCTGCTTTATCTGAACCGCGTTTCTCCGCTGCCGGAAGAGGCGCTGGCGCGGCTGGACGGAAAAAAACTCCTCGTCACGGCCGAAGAAGCGTATGAGCGCGGCGGGCTGGGCGAGCACCTGTCTTTGTTCTGCGCAGAGCGCGGTCTGCAGTGTGCCGTGCGGGCGGCGGCGCTGCCGGCGGCCTTCGTCGCGCCGGGCACGCCGGAGCAGCAACGCAAGCGTCTTGGCCTGACGCCCGAAAGGATCGTGGAGTTCTATGAGCGCCAGATGCGTTAA
- a CDS encoding TlyA family RNA methyltransferase, producing the protein MSARCVKKRLDLRLVDEGLADSVRAAGALIMAGEVLIDGQPASSAGQPVKDAAVVRLKSGSGGWVSRGAHKLLTAIERFHLKLDGRVCLDVGASTGGFTQVMLKHGAAKVYAVDVGYGLLDWSLRTDPRVVVMERRNARSLTGEMFSPPPDFACSDASFISLRLLLNPLAASTSADAEAVVLVKPQFEVRREEVGEGGVVRSADVHCGVLEDLSAFIGGETPWGLAGAAWSAIKGPKGNIEFLFHLKKNVASVAVDFHELVRMSHEALAE; encoded by the coding sequence ATGAGCGCCAGATGCGTTAAAAAACGACTTGACCTGCGCCTGGTCGACGAAGGGCTGGCCGATTCCGTTCGGGCGGCCGGCGCGCTGATCATGGCCGGGGAGGTCCTGATCGACGGTCAACCGGCGTCCAGCGCCGGACAGCCGGTGAAGGACGCCGCCGTCGTGCGCCTGAAAAGCGGTTCCGGCGGCTGGGTCAGCCGCGGCGCCCACAAACTGCTGACGGCGATCGAGCGTTTCCATCTGAAGCTGGACGGCCGCGTGTGCCTCGACGTCGGCGCTTCGACCGGCGGTTTCACTCAGGTGATGCTCAAACATGGCGCGGCGAAAGTCTACGCCGTCGACGTCGGCTACGGACTGCTGGACTGGAGCCTGCGCACCGATCCGCGGGTGGTGGTGATGGAGCGCCGGAACGCCCGTTCCCTGACGGGGGAGATGTTTTCGCCGCCGCCGGATTTTGCCTGCAGCGACGCCTCGTTCATATCGCTGCGCCTGCTGTTGAATCCGCTGGCGGCGTCGACGTCGGCGGACGCCGAAGCCGTGGTGCTGGTCAAGCCGCAGTTCGAAGTCCGCCGCGAGGAAGTCGGCGAGGGCGGCGTGGTCCGTTCCGCGGACGTTCATTGCGGCGTGCTGGAAGATCTGTCGGCGTTCATCGGCGGCGAGACGCCGTGGGGACTCGCGGGGGCGGCCTGGTCGGCGATCAAGGGCCCCAAAGGCAACATCGAATTCCTGTTTCATTTGAAAAAAAACGTCGCCTCGGTGGCAGTGGATTTTCATGAGCTGGTGCGCATGAGCCACGAAGCCCTCGCCGAATGA